The following proteins are co-located in the Periplaneta americana isolate PAMFEO1 chromosome 12, P.americana_PAMFEO1_priV1, whole genome shotgun sequence genome:
- the Nf-YB gene encoding nuclear transcription factor Y subunit beta gives MDNSESGDDLGNNFLTVESQNFMGQGEEDDDGDAALTAENTDDSNQGGGDKPGYPLREQDRFLPIANIAKIMKRGIPEPGKIAKDARECVQECVSEFISFITSEASDRCHMEKRKTINGEDILFAMTTLGFDNYVEPLKLYLQKYREATKGDKPLGSGEIYEEITEEAFSAQTLAGNILTTEQNGQTETVIYTYPDQIPQFQLA, from the exons ATGGATAACAGTGAAAGTGGCGACGACTTGGGAAATAATTTCCTTACCGTCGAATCACAGAACTTCATGGGTCAAGGCGAAGAGGATG ATGATGGAGATGCAGCTCTTACGGCAGAGAACACAGATGACTCCAACCAAGGCGGAGGAGACAAACCTGGATACCCACTACGAGAACAGGACAGGTTCTTGCCGATTGCCAACATTGCCAAGATAATGAAGAGGGGGATACCAGAGCCGGGGAAGATTGCCAAGGACGCGCGGGAATGTGTGCAGGAGTGTGTGTCGGAGTTCATCAGCTTCATCACCAGCGAGGCCAGCGACCGCTGCCACATGGAGAAGAGGAAGACCATTAATGGAGAGGACATCTTGTTCGCTATGACGACCCTAGGGTTTGACAACTATGTGGAGCCCCTGAAACTGTATTTGCAGAAGTACAGGGAG gCGACGAAAGGTGACAAACCCCTGGGTTCTGgtgaaatatatgaagaaattaCTGAGGAGGCATTTA GTGCGCAGACCTTGGCTGGCAACATCTTGACAACGGAACAGAACGGCCAAACAGAGACAGTGATCTATACATATCCAGACCAGATCCCACAGTTCCAGTTAGCATGA